One window of Salmo salar chromosome ssa11, Ssal_v3.1, whole genome shotgun sequence genomic DNA carries:
- the LOC106562110 gene encoding alpha-parvin — protein sequence MASSPQKSPSSPKSPTPKSPPSRKKDDSFLGKLGETLARRKKAKEVSELQEEGMNAINLPLSPIPFELDPEDTMLEENEVRTMVDPNSRNDPKLQELMKVLIDWINDVLVGERIIVKDLAEDLYDGQVLQKLFEKLEGERLNVAEVTQSEIAQKQKLQTVLEKINDTLKVSIRNIKWTIDSVHAKSIVAILHLLVALSQHCRAPIRLPDHVSIQVVVVQKREGILQSRQVQEEITGNTEALSGRHDRDAFDTLFDHAPDKLNVVKKTLITFVNKHLNKLNLEVSELDTQFADGVYLVLLMGLLEGYFVPLFNFFLTPEHFDQKVHNVAFSFELMQDGGLEKPKPRAEDIVNCDLKSTLRVLYNLFTKYRNVE from the exons ATGGCTTCTTCGCCACAGAAATCGCCTTCTTCTCCCAAATCCCCGACTCCAAAATCACCACCTTCAAGAAAAAAAGATGACTCTTTCCTCGGAAAACTTGGGGAAACTTTGGCCAGAAGAAAAAAGGCAAAAGAAG TGTCTGAGCTCCAGGAGGAGGGGATGAATGCCATCAACCTGCCGCTCAGCCCCATCCCCTTTGAGCTGGACCCAGAGGACACCATGCTGG aGGAGAATGAGGTCCGCACCATGGTTGACCCTAACTCCAGGAATGACCCCAAACTGCAAGAACTGATGAAG GTACTCATAGACTGGATAAATGATGTGCTGGTGGGGGAGAGAATCATTGTCAAAGACCTGGCTGAAGACCTCTACGATGGGCAGGTTCTGCAGAAACTCTTTG AGAAGCTGGAGGGTGAGAGGCTGAATGTGGCTGAGGTGACCCAGTCTGAGATAGCCCAGAAGCAGAAGCTGCAGACAGTTCTGGAGAAGATCAACGACACTCTGAAGGTCTCAATCAGAAACATCAAATGGACCATTGACT CTGTCCATGCTAAAAGCATCGTGGCCATTCTCCATTTATTGGTGGCGCTGTCTCAGCACTGCCGCGCCCCCATCCGCCTACCTGATCATGTGTCCATTCAAGTTGTGGTTGTACAG AAACGGGAGGGGATCCTGCAGTCTCGCCAGGTTCAGGAAGAGATCACAGGGAACACGGA GGCTTTATCAGGAAGACATG ACCGAGATGCGTTTGACACCTTGTTTGACCATGCACCAGACAAGCTGAATGTGGTGAAAAAG ACTCTGATCACCTTTGTGAACAAGCACTTGAACAAGTTGAACCTGGAGGTGTCTGAATTGGACACACAG TTTGCTGATGGTGTGTACCTGGTGTTGCTGATGGGACTGCTTGAGGGCTACTTTGTTCCTCTCTTCAACTTCTTCCTAACGCCAGAGCATTTTGACCAAAAG GTGCACAATGTGGCTTTCTCTTTTGAGCTGATGCAAGATGGAGGCCTGGAGAAACCCAAGCCACGGGCAGAGG ATATTGTGAACTGTGACCTGAAGTCTACTCTGAGGGTACTCTACAATCTCTTCACCAAATACAGAAATGTGGAATAA